In the Anaerolineae bacterium genome, ACCAACCGCTACCAGATTGAGCTCCTCACTAACTTGGACAAAGTGCCAGAATATGGGGCACTGGTGGTCGTGGCCTTCCCCAAGCCCAAGAACGGTTCCGGCTTCCCGGCCCGGGTCTTCGCTATACTCCCATAAATGTGAGGGGTAGCTCTTCCCGGAAACTGGGGGAAGCTACCCCTCCAAATTTCTTTCAAGGAGGAGCAAAAATGGCAGAAGAGAAAGCACTGCCGGCGCCTTTGAGCCCTTCGGAAGAAAGGCGCTGGGCTATGTGGGCTCACCTCAGCGTCCTTCTCAATATCATAACAGGCTCCGTAGGAGTCTTTGTCCCTCTGGTCATTTATCTAATCTATAAGGAACGCTCCCGTTACGTGGCTTTTCAGAGCTTACAGGCTTTTATCTTCCAGCTCTTAGCCTGGCTTGGAGCGGGAATTCTTGCCGGTATAGCCTGGGGTGTAACCATTGGCCTTGGAGTAATTCTTGTGGGCTGTCTGTGCTTGCCTATCGCTGTCCTCCTGAGCTTAATACCTCTTGGCGCTCTCGTTTATGGGGTTATCGGTGGAATACAGTGTAACCAGGGGCTTGATTTCCGGTACTGGTTCTTAGGAGACTGGCTCTGGAAGCAACTTGAAGGCCCTTGATTTATCTTTCAAGGGACAGAGGAGGGAGGGGAAAATGAAGGTAATACCAACAATTTGCCCCTACTGCGGTGCGGGTTGCCCGGTGGGCCTTAAGGTCTCCAATGGCAAAGCGGTAGGTATAGAATACATTACCGATCACCCCCTCACCCGGGGCTCCCTCTGCCCTAAAGGAAACGCGGTCCTGGAGATCCTCTACCATCCCGACCGCCTCCGGACCC is a window encoding:
- a CDS encoding DUF4870 domain-containing protein codes for the protein MAEEKALPAPLSPSEERRWAMWAHLSVLLNIITGSVGVFVPLVIYLIYKERSRYVAFQSLQAFIFQLLAWLGAGILAGIAWGVTIGLGVILVGCLCLPIAVLLSLIPLGALVYGVIGGIQCNQGLDFRYWFLGDWLWKQLEGP